The Megachile rotundata isolate GNS110a chromosome 11, iyMegRotu1, whole genome shotgun sequence genome includes a region encoding these proteins:
- the LOC100881623 gene encoding uncharacterized protein LOC100881623 isoform X1: MAQSIFDALTGKTLSITEIGVSLDGPSVQSLLESQTLITEVEQSAIDQDEEDIFQCGKCKNQFTSLHMFILHKRTHQKTQEQTVDLSQFLVNDESQTVHTEDSSQDVSQYNPQETFVQNDQLNEPIILEESDMLFSMDQEGANYFSTDSTFSVPIILSSEGLDTFENSTIPTDSDPLKDDSNEVPQVLQSDISDEQNINDPEKIDISMTENLTENTTAELETANNQTPNLKYKCGYCSKQFSKKFYWQQHERSHTGEKPYQCVVCGRAFAQKSNVKKHMSSHKVWPGTAIHSLPPEAPADGSIDRTYHCQFCKEIFDSYKALKGHLIVSHLALKVYKCVQSSCSMMFAELEDFLEHTRSHKRSEYRCHVCGEIFNTLSDLGLHQYAHSVQKQKTTEKYYCCSVCKSSFSNLEALQHHTETTTHDYACLHCGKSFLIERFLRRHLKTHASSARFACEDCGKAFKTEQYLANHKLIHSEETPFLCPHCPARFKRKDRLGRHMLIHDLTKRLKCPFRSYSGCMSEFSRPDKLKRHILTHSNIKRFSCSHCNRNFHRAQALKHHEMNKHSLKCEICSHAFKTKEQLLTHNCDQSNETKKHMSSQLPKKASGSFKPRKPTPKRQTSSKTAIGLADKEKLEKFKADEIQRKIPLEILKFDEYKDEISTKKVENISVSREIGSTIEALMKSDSVDNEIKRNIDTYSVQQTSE, encoded by the exons ATGGCGCAATCTATTTTCGACGCTTTAACAGGTAAAACATTATCTATCACAGAAATAG GTGTATCACTCGACGGTCCTTCTGTGCAATCTTTATTAGAGTCACAGACTCTGATAACCGAAGTTGAACAATCAG caaTTGATCAGGATGAAGAAGATATATTTCAGTGTGGAAAATGCAAAAATCAATTTACATCGTTGCACATGTTCATATTGCACAAAAGGACACACCAAAAAACACAAGAACAGACAGTGGATTTGAGTCAGTTTTTGGTAAACGATGAAAGTCAGACTGTTCACACGGAAGACAGTAGCCAAGATGTATCGCAATATAATCCTCAAGAAACATTTGTTCAAAATGACCAACTTAACGAGCCAATTATACTCGAAGAATCGGATATGTTGTTTAG CATGGATCAAGAGGGTGCTAATTATTTTTCCACAGATTCCACATTTAGTGTTCCAATAATTTTAAGTTCAGAAGGTTTAGATACTTTTGAGAATTCCACTATTCCAACAGACAGTGACCCCCTCAAAGATGATTCAAACGAAGTACCTCAAGTTCTCCAAAGTGATATTTCCGatgaacaaaatattaatgatccagaaaaaattgatatatcaatGACTGAAAATCTAACTGAAAATACAACGGCGGAATTAGAAACTGCCAATAATCAGACACCAAACTTAAAA TATAAATGCGGTTACTGTAGCAAACAATTTTCGAAGAAATTTTACTGGCAACAACATGAACGTTCTCATACTGGAGAAAAGCCATATCAATGTGTTGTATGCGGACGTGCATTCGCACAAAAATCCAATGTCAAAAAGCATATGTCATCGCATAAAGTATGGCCAGGCACTGCAATACACTCCTTACCCCCTGAG gcACCCGCAGATGGAAGCATAGATCGTACCTACCATTGTCAGTTCTGCAAAGAAATATTTGATTCGTACAAAGCTCTAAAGGGCCATCTTATAGTATCTCATTTAGCGCTGAAAGTGTACAAGTGTGTGCAGAGTAGTTGTAGCATGATGTTTGCCGAACTCGAAGATTTCTTGGAGCACACTCGCAGCCACAAAAGATCAGAGTATCGTTGCCACGTGTGTGGCGAAATATTCAATACTTTATCTGATCTTGGACTTCACCAGTATGCCCACTCCGTCCAGAAGCAGAAAACAACAGAGAAATATTACTGCTGCTCCGTTTGCAAATCATCCTTTTCCAACTTGGAGGCATTACAACACCATACGGAGACTACGACCCATGATTATGCTTGCCTGCATTGTGGAAAAAGTTTCTTGATCGAAAGATTCTTGCGGCGTCATTTGAAAACGCACGCCTCGTCCGCGCGTTTTGCCTGCGAAGATTGCGGAAAGGCCTTCAAAACTGAGCAATACTTAGCCAATCATAAGTTAATACATAGCGAGGAGACGCCATTCTTGTGTCCA CATTGCCCAGCTAGATTCAAACGAAAAGATCGTTTGGGTCGTCATATGCTAATTCATGATTTAACAAAGAGATTAAAGTGTCCCTTCAGAAGTTACTCAGGTTGTATGAGTGAATTTTCGCGACCTGATAAATTGAAGCGTCACATTCTGACGCATAGCAATATCAAACGATTTAGTTGTAGTCATTGTAACCGTAATTTCCATCGGGCCCAAGCTCTTAAGCATCATGAAATGAATAAACATAGTTTAAAATGCGAAATTTGTTCACAC GCATTTAAAACTAAGGAACAATTGCTAACTCATAATTGCGACCAGTCCAACGAGACTAAAAAGCACATGAGCTCACAGTTACCTAAGAAAGCCTCCGGATCTTTTAAGCCAAGGAAACCTACTCCAAAGAGACAAACATCGTCAAAGACTGCAATTGGACTTGCTGATAAGGAAAAACTAGAGAAGTTTAAGGCTGATGAAATACAAAGaaaa ATCCCTTTGGAAATATTAAAGTTCGACGAATACAAAGACGAAATTAGTACcaaaaaagtagaaaatataTCCGTATCAAGAGAGATTGGTTCAACGATTGAAGCTCTCATGAAATCGGACTCAGTGGACAATGAAATCAAACGCAACATTGATACATATTCGGTACAACAAACAAGCGAATAG
- the fs(2)ltoPP43 gene encoding female sterile (2) ltoPP43, producing the protein MAAILRVKRRHDDEPTNALVISYKRQKTDESEEAQSISPVPLTTLAKFAGTVKKQEDSVDHLIQTYGKDDLKVNFKQHPIDILNKLRETTKQSSAENRYKVVNCCRSLDDSTLEDFEDVVMTVIDIEDSKSMAKQDATEKDDSYVYDVYYVQTENDIYLDNMVSIYPYEQQLVFDGYRENQCEPECESEDSNSESNWRNDYPDSPHSERSIDEDDMREAVMNIRLDEGSDLSEEDDFVYAVDEADVENYGYKYARYKARIKEELGEEDEDNENHLSDYSAICFSEEEEDNSSLDSDLD; encoded by the exons atggCTGCAATACTGCGAGTAAAACGTAGACACGACGACGAGCCTACAAATGCTTTAGTGATTTCGTACAAACGACAAAAAACAGATGAAAGCGAGGAAGCGCAGTCAATTTCACCGGTTCCGTTAACGACACTTGCAAAATTCGCTGGAACTGTTAAGAAACAG GAAGATAGTGTTGATCATTTAATTCAAACTTATGGAAAAGATGATTTGAAAGTAAATTTCAAACAACATCCTATAGATATCCTAAATAAACTAAGGGAAACAACGAAACAGTCTTCTGCAGAGAATCGTTATAAAGTTGTTAACTGCTGCCGTTCTTTGGATGATTCTACTTTGGAGGATTTCGAAGATGTGGTCATGACAGTCATAGACATAGAGGATTCTAAGTCTATGGCAAAGCAAGATGCTACCGAAAAA GATGATAGTTATGTATACGATGTGTACTATGTTCAAACTGAAAATGATATATACTTGGATAACATGGTGTCTATATATCCATACGAGCAACAGCTGGTTTTCGATGGCTACAGAGAAAACCAATGTGAACCTGAATGCGAATCAGAAGATTCCAACTCAGAATCCAATTGGAGAAACGATTATCCTGATTCTCCTCATTCTGAGAGATCAATCGACGAGGATGACATGAGAGAGGCAGTTATGAATATCAGACTGGATGAAGGGTCTGATTTATCAGAGGAAGATGATTTCGTATATGCGGTTGATGAAGCTGACGTGGAAAATTATGGTTACAAATATGCAAGATATAAGGCAAGGATAAAGGAAGAATTGGGAGAGGAGGATGAGGACAATGAAAATCACCTGAGCGATTACAGTGCTATATGTTTTTCTGAAGAGGAGGAAGATAATTCCAGTTTAGATAGCGATTTAGATTaa
- the LOC100881623 gene encoding uncharacterized protein LOC100881623 isoform X3 encodes MAQSIFDALTGKTLSITEIGVSLDGPSVQSLLESQTLITEVEQSAIDQDEEDIFQCGKCKNQFTSLHMFILHKRTHQKTQEQTVDLSQFLVNDESQTVHTEDSSQDVSQYNPQETFVQNDQLNEPIILEESDMLFSMDQEGANYFSTDSTFSVPIILSSEGLDTFENSTIPTDSDPLKDDSNEVPQVLQSDISDEQNINDPEKIDISMTENLTENTTAELETANNQTPNLKYKCGYCSKQFSKKFYWQQHERSHTGEKPYQCVVCGRAFAQKSNVKKHMSSHKVWPGTAIHSLPPEAPADGSIDRTYHCQFCKEIFDSYKALKGHLIVSHLALKVYKCVQSSCSMMFAELEDFLEHTRSHKRSEYRCHVCGEIFNTLSDLGLHQYAHSVQKQKTTEKYYCCSVCKSSFSNLEALQHHTETTTHDYACLHCGKSFLIERFLRRHLKTHASSARFACEDCGKAFKTEQYLANHKLIHSEETPFLCPAFKTKEQLLTHNCDQSNETKKHMSSQLPKKASGSFKPRKPTPKRQTSSKTAIGLADKEKLEKFKADEIQRKIPLEILKFDEYKDEISTKKVENISVSREIGSTIEALMKSDSVDNEIKRNIDTYSVQQTSE; translated from the exons ATGGCGCAATCTATTTTCGACGCTTTAACAGGTAAAACATTATCTATCACAGAAATAG GTGTATCACTCGACGGTCCTTCTGTGCAATCTTTATTAGAGTCACAGACTCTGATAACCGAAGTTGAACAATCAG caaTTGATCAGGATGAAGAAGATATATTTCAGTGTGGAAAATGCAAAAATCAATTTACATCGTTGCACATGTTCATATTGCACAAAAGGACACACCAAAAAACACAAGAACAGACAGTGGATTTGAGTCAGTTTTTGGTAAACGATGAAAGTCAGACTGTTCACACGGAAGACAGTAGCCAAGATGTATCGCAATATAATCCTCAAGAAACATTTGTTCAAAATGACCAACTTAACGAGCCAATTATACTCGAAGAATCGGATATGTTGTTTAG CATGGATCAAGAGGGTGCTAATTATTTTTCCACAGATTCCACATTTAGTGTTCCAATAATTTTAAGTTCAGAAGGTTTAGATACTTTTGAGAATTCCACTATTCCAACAGACAGTGACCCCCTCAAAGATGATTCAAACGAAGTACCTCAAGTTCTCCAAAGTGATATTTCCGatgaacaaaatattaatgatccagaaaaaattgatatatcaatGACTGAAAATCTAACTGAAAATACAACGGCGGAATTAGAAACTGCCAATAATCAGACACCAAACTTAAAA TATAAATGCGGTTACTGTAGCAAACAATTTTCGAAGAAATTTTACTGGCAACAACATGAACGTTCTCATACTGGAGAAAAGCCATATCAATGTGTTGTATGCGGACGTGCATTCGCACAAAAATCCAATGTCAAAAAGCATATGTCATCGCATAAAGTATGGCCAGGCACTGCAATACACTCCTTACCCCCTGAG gcACCCGCAGATGGAAGCATAGATCGTACCTACCATTGTCAGTTCTGCAAAGAAATATTTGATTCGTACAAAGCTCTAAAGGGCCATCTTATAGTATCTCATTTAGCGCTGAAAGTGTACAAGTGTGTGCAGAGTAGTTGTAGCATGATGTTTGCCGAACTCGAAGATTTCTTGGAGCACACTCGCAGCCACAAAAGATCAGAGTATCGTTGCCACGTGTGTGGCGAAATATTCAATACTTTATCTGATCTTGGACTTCACCAGTATGCCCACTCCGTCCAGAAGCAGAAAACAACAGAGAAATATTACTGCTGCTCCGTTTGCAAATCATCCTTTTCCAACTTGGAGGCATTACAACACCATACGGAGACTACGACCCATGATTATGCTTGCCTGCATTGTGGAAAAAGTTTCTTGATCGAAAGATTCTTGCGGCGTCATTTGAAAACGCACGCCTCGTCCGCGCGTTTTGCCTGCGAAGATTGCGGAAAGGCCTTCAAAACTGAGCAATACTTAGCCAATCATAAGTTAATACATAGCGAGGAGACGCCATTCTTGTGTCCA GCATTTAAAACTAAGGAACAATTGCTAACTCATAATTGCGACCAGTCCAACGAGACTAAAAAGCACATGAGCTCACAGTTACCTAAGAAAGCCTCCGGATCTTTTAAGCCAAGGAAACCTACTCCAAAGAGACAAACATCGTCAAAGACTGCAATTGGACTTGCTGATAAGGAAAAACTAGAGAAGTTTAAGGCTGATGAAATACAAAGaaaa ATCCCTTTGGAAATATTAAAGTTCGACGAATACAAAGACGAAATTAGTACcaaaaaagtagaaaatataTCCGTATCAAGAGAGATTGGTTCAACGATTGAAGCTCTCATGAAATCGGACTCAGTGGACAATGAAATCAAACGCAACATTGATACATATTCGGTACAACAAACAAGCGAATAG
- the LOC100881623 gene encoding uncharacterized protein LOC100881623 isoform X2: protein MAQSIFDALTGVSLDGPSVQSLLESQTLITEVEQSAIDQDEEDIFQCGKCKNQFTSLHMFILHKRTHQKTQEQTVDLSQFLVNDESQTVHTEDSSQDVSQYNPQETFVQNDQLNEPIILEESDMLFSMDQEGANYFSTDSTFSVPIILSSEGLDTFENSTIPTDSDPLKDDSNEVPQVLQSDISDEQNINDPEKIDISMTENLTENTTAELETANNQTPNLKYKCGYCSKQFSKKFYWQQHERSHTGEKPYQCVVCGRAFAQKSNVKKHMSSHKVWPGTAIHSLPPEAPADGSIDRTYHCQFCKEIFDSYKALKGHLIVSHLALKVYKCVQSSCSMMFAELEDFLEHTRSHKRSEYRCHVCGEIFNTLSDLGLHQYAHSVQKQKTTEKYYCCSVCKSSFSNLEALQHHTETTTHDYACLHCGKSFLIERFLRRHLKTHASSARFACEDCGKAFKTEQYLANHKLIHSEETPFLCPHCPARFKRKDRLGRHMLIHDLTKRLKCPFRSYSGCMSEFSRPDKLKRHILTHSNIKRFSCSHCNRNFHRAQALKHHEMNKHSLKCEICSHAFKTKEQLLTHNCDQSNETKKHMSSQLPKKASGSFKPRKPTPKRQTSSKTAIGLADKEKLEKFKADEIQRKIPLEILKFDEYKDEISTKKVENISVSREIGSTIEALMKSDSVDNEIKRNIDTYSVQQTSE from the exons ATGGCGCAATCTATTTTCGACGCTTTAACAG GTGTATCACTCGACGGTCCTTCTGTGCAATCTTTATTAGAGTCACAGACTCTGATAACCGAAGTTGAACAATCAG caaTTGATCAGGATGAAGAAGATATATTTCAGTGTGGAAAATGCAAAAATCAATTTACATCGTTGCACATGTTCATATTGCACAAAAGGACACACCAAAAAACACAAGAACAGACAGTGGATTTGAGTCAGTTTTTGGTAAACGATGAAAGTCAGACTGTTCACACGGAAGACAGTAGCCAAGATGTATCGCAATATAATCCTCAAGAAACATTTGTTCAAAATGACCAACTTAACGAGCCAATTATACTCGAAGAATCGGATATGTTGTTTAG CATGGATCAAGAGGGTGCTAATTATTTTTCCACAGATTCCACATTTAGTGTTCCAATAATTTTAAGTTCAGAAGGTTTAGATACTTTTGAGAATTCCACTATTCCAACAGACAGTGACCCCCTCAAAGATGATTCAAACGAAGTACCTCAAGTTCTCCAAAGTGATATTTCCGatgaacaaaatattaatgatccagaaaaaattgatatatcaatGACTGAAAATCTAACTGAAAATACAACGGCGGAATTAGAAACTGCCAATAATCAGACACCAAACTTAAAA TATAAATGCGGTTACTGTAGCAAACAATTTTCGAAGAAATTTTACTGGCAACAACATGAACGTTCTCATACTGGAGAAAAGCCATATCAATGTGTTGTATGCGGACGTGCATTCGCACAAAAATCCAATGTCAAAAAGCATATGTCATCGCATAAAGTATGGCCAGGCACTGCAATACACTCCTTACCCCCTGAG gcACCCGCAGATGGAAGCATAGATCGTACCTACCATTGTCAGTTCTGCAAAGAAATATTTGATTCGTACAAAGCTCTAAAGGGCCATCTTATAGTATCTCATTTAGCGCTGAAAGTGTACAAGTGTGTGCAGAGTAGTTGTAGCATGATGTTTGCCGAACTCGAAGATTTCTTGGAGCACACTCGCAGCCACAAAAGATCAGAGTATCGTTGCCACGTGTGTGGCGAAATATTCAATACTTTATCTGATCTTGGACTTCACCAGTATGCCCACTCCGTCCAGAAGCAGAAAACAACAGAGAAATATTACTGCTGCTCCGTTTGCAAATCATCCTTTTCCAACTTGGAGGCATTACAACACCATACGGAGACTACGACCCATGATTATGCTTGCCTGCATTGTGGAAAAAGTTTCTTGATCGAAAGATTCTTGCGGCGTCATTTGAAAACGCACGCCTCGTCCGCGCGTTTTGCCTGCGAAGATTGCGGAAAGGCCTTCAAAACTGAGCAATACTTAGCCAATCATAAGTTAATACATAGCGAGGAGACGCCATTCTTGTGTCCA CATTGCCCAGCTAGATTCAAACGAAAAGATCGTTTGGGTCGTCATATGCTAATTCATGATTTAACAAAGAGATTAAAGTGTCCCTTCAGAAGTTACTCAGGTTGTATGAGTGAATTTTCGCGACCTGATAAATTGAAGCGTCACATTCTGACGCATAGCAATATCAAACGATTTAGTTGTAGTCATTGTAACCGTAATTTCCATCGGGCCCAAGCTCTTAAGCATCATGAAATGAATAAACATAGTTTAAAATGCGAAATTTGTTCACAC GCATTTAAAACTAAGGAACAATTGCTAACTCATAATTGCGACCAGTCCAACGAGACTAAAAAGCACATGAGCTCACAGTTACCTAAGAAAGCCTCCGGATCTTTTAAGCCAAGGAAACCTACTCCAAAGAGACAAACATCGTCAAAGACTGCAATTGGACTTGCTGATAAGGAAAAACTAGAGAAGTTTAAGGCTGATGAAATACAAAGaaaa ATCCCTTTGGAAATATTAAAGTTCGACGAATACAAAGACGAAATTAGTACcaaaaaagtagaaaatataTCCGTATCAAGAGAGATTGGTTCAACGATTGAAGCTCTCATGAAATCGGACTCAGTGGACAATGAAATCAAACGCAACATTGATACATATTCGGTACAACAAACAAGCGAATAG